A window from Plasmodium gaboni strain SY75 chromosome 9, whole genome shotgun sequence encodes these proteins:
- a CDS encoding putative AP-4 complex subunit epsilon, whose product MLGLGGSGLSKEFFDLAKSIGEARSKQEEDRIICNEIILLKSRFCDPNTSVKQIKEYLIRAIYIEMLGHDASFAHIHAVKLAHEKNILCKRTGYLSCNLFLHKDHELMLLLINTIQKDLKSDNYLEIWAALSCVCKLLNNEMIPAIFPVIQNLLNHKNELIRKKVCMLLHKMYIIEPSLIKDIDIYLKKLLCDVDPSVMGASLNLIHSIAKNDMMYSIKLVPYLVSILKQICENKLPKDYEYHRIPAPWIQIKILSIFRILGYSNKKLSEQMYEVLQKTMQRADFGINVGYAIIYECVKTIATIYPSHHLLELASLSISRFISSDNHNLKYVGVTGLALIVKINPLYATEHQLAVVDCLEDKDETLKLKTLDLLYEMTNPLNVQVIVEKLIFHMKNSVDIHFKHDLACKIIELIERYTPDDIWFLNKINTLFLSVGELLDESYSYSLIKLLKDSSICGESDSGDDEINTSKYKSSPSNGNINMEYLNLPNKEHIKTYMKEEKEGSMNELKIDDENNEKLRQGHMNSQNNDEMSRNNSNNNNSNSNDNNNNNNNISNDDVRHEQQKNQNDYVNNSDIKRDLQKSNKNKMNDDIYNLRKYAVNTYIKLLETNENIPFILMQIICWVIGEYSHLCDIENYTTEDIIDLLCECLEKNFSNPDRVKSCLITAIFKLCSRNNIRDHVVAKKIIDKYKNSKITDLQQRCYEYDLILNNPTLMNNVFSLKSTKKKIVIDETLSFLNPYIEEHLRSGGKSYISKDLRKNEHHDESIKTTNPVLNFTPYELPLNNKLSSDNYNISSNNIPIYEKNYNYQEDAVVPMSATDDQVSKMKDKGKIYKLNVMGPKKWKKEIYNIDQGQNGDTETIEKGDMANKKKKKKSRKKNNKNKKNKKKNKISNNNNNNNNNNIDDCQNNSEVINKDKVKKKKKKKCVQREEDADINKGIKSDSNQTEEDIKLHNMVSEQKDRGKNSFSSNYYDEEDDEDEDDDDYEEDEEEYDDDYEEYDDDEEENDEYVDESDDDNDENENDDDDDYHEDEQYNRDNDFINEENENEKRTDNVNVDDYNEQNYERFDDNKDIHYSKEFNRFTSDTYNNKMNNKTNIYNWKNKGNNKTVVNNKKELTEKEKMAAALFNGLISNNSLLKDPIKSSYVSTMSMKKNMSILSNKNYFNSKKNDNNNNDMDGVGKKSLNNEHVENNDVTKMKINEKGNNNNNNNNNDSGSTNKLVDINVDNSDNLNEIKKNTKKKGYQFDMIDLNESPKKIDSIKTSDINIEEEKKLWDNITTKKKAVFINSTNLNILQTLKKIENNLNTNVIEVSKMDSLISCFYNNTKVLIKIKIEDNKLTFLVKSNENSIIDNVFDVLKNLFHV is encoded by the exons ATGCTTGGATTAGGTGGGTCAGGTTTATCAAAAGAATTTTTTGATTTAGCAAAATCAATTGGAGAAGCTCGTTCAAAACaa GAGGAAGATAGAATAATATGCAATGAGATAATTTTATTGAAATCGAGGTTTTGTGACCCTAATACGTCTGTA AAAcaaataaaagaatatttaatacgagctatatatatagaaatgCTAGGACATGATGCATCCTTTGCTCATATCCATGCTGTGAAATTAGCTCATGAGAAAAACATATTGTGTAAGAGGACAGGTTATTTATCATGCAACttatttttacataaaGATCATGAAttaatgttattattaattaatacTATACAGAAAGATTTAAAAAGTGATAATTATTTGGAAATATGGGCAGCATTAAGTTGTGTatgtaaattattaaataatgaaatgATACCTGCTATATTTCCTGTAATacaaaatttattaaatcataaaaatgaattgataagaaaaaaagtATGTATGTTATTAcataaaatgtatattattGAACCATCATTAATTAAAgatattgatatatatttaaaaaaattattatgtgATGTAGACCCATCAGTTATGGGTGCTtcattaaatttaataCATTCTATAGCTAAGAATGATATGATGTATAGTATTAAGTTAGTACCTTATTTGGTTTCTATTCTTAAACAAATATgtgaaaataaattacCAAAAGATTATGAATATCATAGAATTCCAGCACCATGgattcaaataaaaattttgtCCATTTTTCGTATTTTAGGatattcaaataaaaaattatcagAACAAATGTATGAAGTATTACAAAAAACAATGCAGAGAGCAGATTTTGGAATTAATGTTGGCTATGCTATAATTTATGAATGTGTAAAAACGATTGCTACTATATATCCTTCACATCATTTATTAGAATTAGCATCTTTATCTATATCTAGATTTATTTCATCAGATAatcataatttaaaatatgttGGAGTAACTGGGCTAGCTTTAATTGTAAAAATTAATCCTTTATATGCAACTGAACATCAACTGGCTGTTGTGGATTGTTTAGAAGATAAAGATGAAACCCTCAAATTAAAAACGCTagatttattatatgaaatgACAAATCCATTGAATGTTCAAGTAATTGTAGAGAAATTAATATTCCATATGAAAAATTCTGTGGATATTCATTTTAAACATGATTTAGCATGTAAAATAATTGAACTTATAGAAAGATATACACCTGATGATATTTGGTTTTtgaataaaattaatacCTTATTTTTGTCTGTTGGTGAATTATTAGATGAGAGTTATTCATATTCTCTTATCAAATTATTAAAGGATAGTTCTATATGTGGAGAGTCAGATTCAGGGGATGACGAAATAAATACaagtaaatataaaagtagTCCATCAAATGgtaatattaatatggAATATTTGAATTTGCCAAATAAGGAACACATCAAAACGTATATGAAAGAAGAGAAAGAAGGTTCAATgaatgaattaaaaatagATGATGAGAATAATGAGAAATTGAGACAAGGGCATATGAATAGCcaaaataatgatgagATGAGTCgtaataatagtaataataataatagtaatagtaatgataataataataataataataatattagtAATGATGATGTTAGACATgaacaacaaaaaaatcAGAACGATTATGTGAATAACTCAGATATAAAAAGAGATTTACAGAAATCgaataaaaacaaaatgaatgACGATATATACAATCTCAGAAAATATGCTGTAAATACGTACATTAAATTATTAGAAACTAATGAGAACATTCCATTCATATTAATGCAAATAATTTGCTGGGTCATAGGTGAATATAGTCATTTATGTGATATTGAAAATTATACTACTGAAGATATTATAGATTTATTATGTGAATgtttagaaaaaaattttagTAATCCTGATAGAGTTAAATCATGCTTAATAACAGctatttttaaattatgtTCAAGGAATAATATAAGAGATCATGTAGTagcaaaaaaaataattgataaatataaaaatagtaAAATAACTGATTTACAACAAAGATGTTATGAATAtgatttaatattaaacaATCCTACATTAATGAATAATGTTTTTTCTCTAAAAAGtactaaaaaaaaaatagttATTGATGAAACCTTATCATTTCTTAATCCATATATAGAAGAGCATTTAAGAAGTGGAGGAAAATCATACATTTCAAAAgatttaagaaaaaatgaacatCATGATGAATCTATAAAGACTACGAACCCTGTATTGAATTTCACGCCTTATGAATTACCacttaataataaattaagttcagataattataatatatcatctAATAATATACCTATATATGAAAAGAACTATAACTACCAGGAGGATGCTGTAGTACCTATGTCAGCAACAGATGATCAAGTATCAAAAATGAAGGATAAgggaaaaatatataagttAAATGTTATGGGACCcaaaaaatggaaaaaagaaatatataatatagaCCAAGGACAAAATGGTGATACTGAAACTATTGAAAAGGGGGATATGGCaaataagaagaaaaagaagaaatcaaggaaaaaaaataataaaaataaaaaaaataagaaaaaaaataaaatctccaataataacaataataataataataacaatattgATGATTGTCAAAATAATAGTGAggtaataaataaagacaaagtgaagaagaaaaaaaagaaaaaatgtGTACAAAGAGAAGAGGATGCTGATATTAATAAAGGAATTAAAAGTGATAGTAACCAAACAGAGGAAGATATTAAGTTGCATAATATGGTGAGCGAACAAAAGGATAGAGGTAAGAATAGTTTTAGCagtaattattatgatgaagaagatgatgaagacgaagatgatgatgatTATGAAGAGGATGAAGAAGAATATGATGATGATTATGAAGAATATGATGACGATGAAGAAGAGAATGATGAATACGTCGATGAAAgtgatgatgataatgatgaGAACGAAAACGATGATGACGATGATTATCATGAAGACGAACAGTATAATAGAGATAATGATTTTAttaatgaagaaaatgaaaatgagAAACGCACTGATAATGTTAATGTTGATGATTATAATGAACAAAATTATGAACGAtttgatgataataaagatattcATTATTCAAAAGAATTTAATAGATTTACAAGTGAtacttataataataagatgAATAATAAGacaaatatttataattggaaaaataaaggaaataataaaactgtagtaaataataaaaaagaattaacagaaaaagaaaaaatggCAGCAGCTTTATTTAATGGATTAATATCaaataattcattattaaaagatCCTATAAAAAGTTCATATGTTTCTACTATGTcaatgaaaaaaaatatgtcCATATTGtctaataaaaattattttaattcaaaaaaaaatgataataataataatgatatgGATGGAGTAGGAAAAAAAAgtttaaataatgaacatgtagaaaataatgatgttacaaaaatgaagataaaTGAGAAAGGtaacaacaacaacaataataataataatgatagtGGGTCTACTAATAAATTGGTAGATATCAATGTAGATAATTCtgataatttaaatgaaataaaaaaaaatacaaagAAAAAAGGCTACCAATTTGATATGATAGATTTAAATGAATCACCTAAAAAGATAGATTCTATAAAGACTTctgatataaatatagaagag GAGAAAAAACTATGGGACAACATAACTACTAAGAAAAAGGCtgtatttataaattcaacaaatttgaatatattacagacacttaaaaaaattgag AATAATTTAAACACTAATGTTATTGAAGTTTCCAAAATGGATTCATTGATTTCATGTTTTTATAACAATACTAAGGTGctgataaaaataaaaatagaagataataaattaaCTTTTTTAGTAAAATCCAACGAAAATAG CATAATTGACAATGTTTTTGATGTCCTCAAGAATTTGTTTcatgtataa
- a CDS encoding putative signal peptidase complex subunit 3, with protein MDSFLNRLNVLFYSMALCFLILCAFNYGTSFYLFDQEEIKTNIEVRSIKRLVYNRYINADEAVLSLDVSYDMRKAFNWNLKQLFVYVLVTYETPKKIKNEVIIQDYIIKNKNQAKRNYRNFITKYSLKDYYNGLRNNLIYLQICYKYMPIVGFSRSYEGAKISYQLPPEYFDALPSNYPLYYPDK; from the coding sequence atgGATAGCTTCTTAAACCGATTAAATGTGTTGTTTTATTCTATGGCCCTGTGCTTTTTAATATTGTGTGCTTTCAATTATGGAAcatctttttatttatttgatcaggaagaaataaaaacaaatatcGAGGTGAGAAGTATCAAAAGACTTGTATATAATAGATACATAAATGCTGATGAAGCAGTATTATCTTTAGATGTTTCTTATGATATGAGAAAAGCATTTAATTGGAATTTAAAACAACTTTTTGTTTATGTTTTAGTTACATATGAAACTCctaaaaaaataaagaatgAAGTTATAATTCAagattatattattaaaaataagaacCAAGCCAAAAGAAATTATAGAAATTttattacaaaatattCACTTAAGGATTATTATAACGGACtaagaaataatttaatttatttacaaatttgttataaatatatgcCTATTGTGGGTTTTTCCAGATCTTATGAAGGTGCCAAGATATCTTATCAATTGCCCCCTGAATATTTTGATGCCTTGCCCTCTAATTACCCCTTATATTATCCagataaataa
- a CDS encoding hypothetical protein (conserved Plasmodium protein, unknown function) has protein sequence MNYLKLFLFLFLVNIVNIYGTPLFYNKNLEKWNKELLKISKNEYNSLNELNELTDRKNCGKSLKHLAGLILDKSDKEAKLIIEGSIIFNKLILKLGNIKEKEIKVNDIILPIETLSNKCINIRLSKSNDSTILCLANKVLRNFWTNSITDAVLCKMTNVQGKLPEYDYTKSGNNNNNNDNGEDNEMDMDEKEVNSQNKKVKKINEKKKKIINEEFDDEQEKEQKGLKLRIAKSKYGQPNIKINEKSLEDIKKDQLLKNSSRNEQEAINLQEENKQEDSEKYSDME, from the exons atgaactATCTGAAattgtttctttttttatttttggTGAATATAGTCAACATTTATGGGACTCCCTTAttttataacaaaaatCTTGAGAAATGGAATAAGGAACTTTTGAAAATTTCCAAAAACGAATATAACAGTTTGAATGAATTAAATGAACTTACAGACAGAAAAAATTGTGGGAAATCACTGAAACATTTGGCAGGCTTAATTTTAGATAAATCAGATAAAGAAGCTAAATTAATTATAGAAGGatctattatatttaataaattaattcTAAAACTTGggaatataaaagaaaaagaaataaaagttaatgatattatattacCTATAGAAACATTGTcaaataaatgtattaatataagACTATCCAAATCAAATGATTCGACAATTTTGTGTTTAGCAAATAAAGTCCTCAGAAATTTCTGGACCAATTCAATAACAGATGCTGTTTTATGTAAAATGACAAATGTTCAAGGGAAATTACCAGAGTATGATTATACAAAAAGtggtaataataataataataatgataatggTGAAGATAATGAAATGGATATGGATGAAAAAGAAGTGAACtcacaaaataaaaaagtaaaaaaaataaatgagaagaaaaaaaaaattattaacGAAGAATTTGACGATGAACAAgaaaaagaacaaaaagGATTAAAACTACGAATAGCTAAAAGTAAATATGGCCAACctaatattaaaattaatgaGAAAAGTCttgaagatataaaaaaagatcAGTTGTTGAAAAATTCATCCAG gAATGAACAAGAAGCAATAAATTTACAAGAAGAAAACAAGCAGGAAGATAGTGAAAAATATTCCGATATGGAATGA
- a CDS encoding putative prefoldin subunit gives MGDIKQNKYDLGLDMTVEDQKKIGKFTNLHYKEPLYEHKIKMMKENIMNIDSSIDEVSLAFDSNDVMLNIGDCFFKFDLDYIEENLEDRKSEELTKLNEMELEYKTKLSEKQQLKTELYAKFGNRIDLN, from the exons atggGTGACataaaacaaaacaaaTATGACTTAGGTTTAGATATGACAGTGGAAgatcaaaaaaaaattggGAAGTTTACAAATTTACATTATAAAGAACCTTTATATgaacataaaataaaaatgatgaaagaaaatattatgaatattgATTCTTCTATTGACGAAGTTTCATTAGCTTTTGATTCAAATGACGTCATGTTAAATATAG GTGACTGCTTTTTTAAATTCGACTTGGATTATATAGAAGAAAATTTAGAGGATAGAAAATCTGAAGAGCTaacaaaattaaatgaaatggaattagaatataaaacaaaacTAAGTGAAAAGCAACAATTAAAAACAGAACTTTATGCTAAATTTGGAAATAGGATAGATCTTAattga